In Synechococcus sp. CC9616, the following are encoded in one genomic region:
- a CDS encoding DUF1816 domain-containing protein has product MSPLIRPLRSLANGLGMAWWARVETEGPDVTYWFGPFVTRRGLERELGKFLEDIGSEQPSSMNHTVLRTRRGEPLTIAADG; this is encoded by the coding sequence ATGAGTCCTCTGATCCGGCCGTTGCGCAGTCTCGCCAACGGACTCGGCATGGCCTGGTGGGCCAGGGTGGAAACCGAAGGTCCAGACGTCACCTACTGGTTCGGCCCCTTCGTCACGCGTCGGGGACTGGAGCGAGAACTTGGAAAATTTCTTGAGGACATCGGCTCAGAACAGCCGTCGTCGATGAACCACACCGTGTTGCGCACACGGCGCGGAGAACCCCTCACCATCGCCGCCGACGGCTGA